The Acidobacteriota bacterium genome contains the following window.
GAGCGTCATCTTTCTTAATCCGCAAGCCGGCAAGATCGGTTCGCTTGGATTGTCGTCGATATTCGGGCCGTCATTCTTCAATTTTGACCTGAATGTCCTCAAACGAACGAGGATCAACGAACGGATGAACCTTGAGTTTCGTGGTGAGATCTTCAACGTTTTTAACACGGTGAATTATGACAACCCGGTCACGGACATCAACAGCACGAACTTCGGACGGATCACCGGCATCGTTGGCCGTCCGCGGCTGATGCAGTTCGCTCTTCGTTTGAACTTTTAACCGCAGCTTTATCGCCGCCGAATGGCCCGAAGTATTCGGCGGCGTTTCTCAATTAATCATGTCTCGATCAAACTCGATAACGTTCTTCGTTTGTTTAGTTACCGGAGCGTTGTTTGCCGCTTCCGCTCAAATTGCCTTAGGCATCCCGAAACGTGAGGGCAGCCTGCTGGAGATCGTCGAGCGAGCCTCGGCTAATCAGATCAAGCGTGATTCTGACGCATTCCGGGTTCCGACTGCGGGACAGCTGAAAGCGTGGCGTTTCATTGTCGAGAGCATTTATTCGGCTCGTCCTGCCGATGCAGAGCAGATGCTGAAGCAGTTGTCGTTTCCGTACGAATTATCACTTTTCACCGACAGATCCTCGGGGCGTGAGTTTTACTTGTTTGAGGAGAAGGTGCCGCTTCAATCCGGTTGGGGGCTTTTCGCTTTTGATCCGCGATCGGCGAATCCGCTGGCGATCGAGATCCCACATCCGGTTTTCGACAGCAAGACCGAGTTCGAAGGGGTCGATGCGTTTCTTCAAACCAACGCCGGAGCCTACATTCTTGCCGGAGCTCATCGCCGGGCGAACAAACAGGATACGCCTTGCACCCAGCCGAAATCTTCAGATCCGGACGCAAACTATCCCGTTTCTGATGTCGCCCATGCAGTTGCTACGCCGTTTCACGCAGTTCATGAAGCTCTGATCAAGGCCCGTCCGGCGACGGTTGCGGTTCAGCTGCACGGTATGACCGAGAGGGAAACGTGTCCCAATGCTTTCGTGAGTACGGGAAGTGCGACCGTGACAACCAATTCTAAGCGTTTGCTTTCTTGTCTCACTAAAAGCGGTGTTGAAGCTCAGATATACGACGGGAACACAACTTGTCCGCTCAATGCTCTGAGCAACGTACAGGGCAGATTTTCAAATGGCGAGACGAGCGATCCGTGCGGAACTGGCGTGAAGTCGTCGCCCGAACCAGGGTCTTTCATCCACATCGAACAGGAACCTGCGATCCGCAAAGACCGGAGATCGTGGCAGCAGGTCGTCGATGGGTTAAAATGTGCGTTTCCAGCGAACGCCGCCGTTACGGCTCCGGACCGGCTATCGTTCGTGTTCAAAAGTCCGGATAATCCGGAGATAAAGGTATTTTACTCGGTTCCACCAAAGGTCTCAGATAAGACAAAGGTTCTGATGGTCATGGCAGGACGGCAGCGTAATGCCGATGAATATCTTGATTCGTGGGTCGATTGGGCCGCGAAGAACGACTATCTGGTGCTGTCGCCGCAATTTGACGAGAAAAATTGGCCCGAGCCGCTCGGATATAATTTTGGCAATATCGCGACCGGGAAAGAGCAAGACAACACGCCCAATCCCAGGACAAAATGGGCCTTTACCGTGATCGAGCAATTGTTCGAGATGGCGAAAACGAAATTTGGCGTAACCGCCAAGCAGTACGACCTGTTCGGACATTCCGCCGGCGGTCAGTTCGTTCACCGGTTCATGCTCTACTTACCGCAGAACCATGTGAGGCTCGCGATCGCAGGGAATCCCGGATTTTACACGCTTCCCGATTCAGGGGTAAGGTTTCCGTACGGAACCAAGAATTCGCCGGTTGTTATAAGTGATAAAAATATCCTTGAATGGACGAATACCGACCTCGTCCTAATGCGCGGAACGGCGGATGTCGAACGGACAGAGAGTCTGCGTCAAACGCCGGAGGCAGACTCTCAAGGCAAGAACCGTTTCGAGCGAGCAGGTTTTATGTTTGCTAAAGTGAAGGCACTCAATCCGAAAACCAAGTGGCAGCTCTTCGAAGTTCCGGGAATCGCTCACGACCAACTAGGGATGGCACGGGCGGCTCAAAAGGTGCTTGAGAAACGGAATCAATGACCTAGTATTTCGGTACAGTTGGATCGATCTCATTCGACCACGCCGTGATACCACCGACGAGATTCGAGAGCTTGCCGGTAAATCCTGATTGCTCGAGAAACTCGATCGCCCGGGCGCTTCGCCCGCCCATTTTGCAGTGCACGACCGTCTCGCGAGTTTCGTCGATCTCACCTTTTCTCGATGGTATCTCGCCGAGAGGGATCAGTTTTGCTCCTTTGATACTTGCAAATGCATACTCATCCGGCTGACGAACATCGATCAATTGGATATCATCTCCCACATCAAGCCGCGCTTTTAGTTCTGTAACGGTAATCTGGTTCATATTATTTTATCGCTATTAGGATATTTACTACGTTCCCATTTTATCACCGCCGGGGGCACTCTTCACAACCCAAAAGCACCCATCCGAATAGCGTAATGTATGGTCGCATTCATTTATTATTGACAAAAATTTACATACAAAAACGTCGGACGCACGAAGAGAGTATTGTAAACTCAAAGCTTAGACACTATCTATGTGGAAAGAAAGCTTAACATCCTTGGTCTGCGCGGGCGTACTGCTGTCGGCCTCATGTGGGTCAACCTCGTCGAATGATCGCCGCGGCAACAACTCGAATGCGGAGAACCCGCAGGCTGCGGTGATATCGGTAACGACCGCGAAGACCGAGTCGCGAGATATTGCTGCAGTCATCCAGGCAACCGGCAGCGTTACGGCTGACGAAACCTCGGACGTTGCACCGAAGACGGCCGGAAAGATCGCAAATCTTTCGGTTAACGCCGGACAGTTCGTTTCCGGCGGTGCGGTGATCGCCCGGGTCGATGACCGGGATGCAAAGCTGCAGCTCGCGAGTGCTCAGGCAGCGTTAAAGCGTTCTAAGGTTTCTGTCGCCCAGGCGGAGGCTCGTTTAGGGCTTGGGCCGAACGGGAAGTTCACTGCGTCGAATATCCCTGAGGTGCGTGCCGCGAATGCGAATTACGAGCAGACCCTGGCCGAGCTAAAACAGGCGGAGGCCAATGAAAAACGGTACCGCGAACTAACAGAATCAGGCGATGTCGCCATGATGACGTACGAAACCTATCGCACGCAGCGGGATACGGCCAGAACACGAGCTAACGCCGCTCGCCAGCAGCTTGAAGTCACGATCAACACCGCAAAGCAGAGCAATCAGGCGATTGCGGCCGCCAATGCCGACGTCGAATCGGCTATGACACAGGTTGCTGACGCTCAGCAGGCGATCGTCGATACGGTGATACGAGCTCCGTTCTCGGGGTTTGTCAGCAATCGCCCGGTCGCGGTTGGGGAATACGTTTCATCAGCCTCGGTCGTCGCGACCATTCTGCGGACGAACCCGATCAAAATTCAGATACAAGTCGCAGAAGCTGACCTTCCGTACGTTGTTTTAGGACGCGGCGTTTCTGTTTTGATCGATGCCTACAAGGATCGCAAGTTTGCCGGAACGGTAACATCAGTAAATCCGGCGGTCGATCCTGTTTCCCGTTCGGCGATCGTCGAAGCTTCCATCGAGAACGGCGATAACGCACTGCGGCCCGGCATGTTTGCGACCGTCAGGATCAACAAAGAAGGCGGCGGCAAAGGTATCTTCGTTCCCAAAGCCGCGGTTTATAATGACCAGGCAACGCAGTCCTATCGTGTTTTTGTAATTGTTGAAGGCGTCGCTAAGCTGCGGGTTGTCCAACTTGGACCTGAAGAAGGCAGCAGCCTGCAAATAATGAACGGCCTGAACGCCGACGAAGTCGTCGCGACGAGCAATCTCGACCAACTTTACGAAGGAGCCAAAGTGGCTGCCTAGCGGCCTGGATCTTGAACCTTGGACTTAGAAGTATATGCAGTGGTTAGCTGAAATTTGTGTTCACCGTCCGGTTTTTGCGACTGTCATTGTCTTGTTTATGACGGTCGTAGGCGGAT
Protein-coding sequences here:
- a CDS encoding efflux RND transporter periplasmic adaptor subunit is translated as MWKESLTSLVCAGVLLSASCGSTSSNDRRGNNSNAENPQAAVISVTTAKTESRDIAAVIQATGSVTADETSDVAPKTAGKIANLSVNAGQFVSGGAVIARVDDRDAKLQLASAQAALKRSKVSVAQAEARLGLGPNGKFTASNIPEVRAANANYEQTLAELKQAEANEKRYRELTESGDVAMMTYETYRTQRDTARTRANAARQQLEVTINTAKQSNQAIAAANADVESAMTQVADAQQAIVDTVIRAPFSGFVSNRPVAVGEYVSSASVVATILRTNPIKIQIQVAEADLPYVVLGRGVSVLIDAYKDRKFAGTVTSVNPAVDPVSRSAIVEASIENGDNALRPGMFATVRINKEGGGKGIFVPKAAVYNDQATQSYRVFVIVEGVAKLRVVQLGPEEGSSLQIMNGLNADEVVATSNLDQLYEGAKVAA
- a CDS encoding rhodanese encodes the protein MNQITVTELKARLDVGDDIQLIDVRQPDEYAFASIKGAKLIPLGEIPSRKGEIDETRETVVHCKMGGRSARAIEFLEQSGFTGKLSNLVGGITAWSNEIDPTVPKY